From one Candidatus Eremiobacteraceae bacterium genomic stretch:
- a CDS encoding ATP-binding protein: MTTFLATYPSAFDSVAIARRAVGVFARTRGFSASEVSDIVLAVGEACSNAVEHGHTTKSQIVVRCHFEHDTLTIEIGDHGRGFDEKRALNSSIPAEFLGRGRGIPIMRAVMDGVRYDISKTGTTVFLEKRLVARDRTEPFAEDVWPDAGS, translated from the coding sequence GTGACGACTTTTTTGGCGACATACCCGAGCGCGTTCGATTCGGTAGCCATCGCCCGCCGAGCGGTCGGTGTCTTCGCTCGGACGCGCGGTTTTTCGGCATCCGAAGTATCCGATATCGTGCTGGCGGTCGGCGAAGCGTGCAGCAACGCAGTCGAGCACGGCCACACGACGAAAAGCCAGATCGTCGTGCGCTGCCACTTCGAGCACGACACTCTCACGATCGAGATCGGCGATCACGGCCGCGGGTTCGACGAGAAGCGAGCGCTCAACAGTTCGATTCCCGCGGAATTCCTCGGTCGCGGCCGCGGCATTCCGATCATGCGTGCCGTCATGGACGGTGTCCGCTACGACATCTCGAAGACCGGAACGACGGTTTTCCTCGAGAAGCGGCTAGTAGCGCGCGACCGGACCGAACCGTTCGCTGAAGACGTCTGGCCCGACGCCGGCAGTTGA